The following are from one region of the Vitis riparia cultivar Riparia Gloire de Montpellier isolate 1030 chromosome 14, EGFV_Vit.rip_1.0, whole genome shotgun sequence genome:
- the LOC117929653 gene encoding protein WVD2-like 4 isoform X2, with the protein MDSHGRNTGTKTPAKDPQASRSKISEISKTSENLNPNLSSPSPGLKKMSNSPAAKSAKSHKSAQRVISPRNKIRERKFVVAKKNSKKERAASAVTCKCKDKVGDNAKKCLCVAYENLRASQEEFFKIRDASEGRAGVEEGGGEENPVIQNYEIGDGYEGKVENGDDLGEMEPLSESGSACVKRRRDRLLEEARNSGPVSGSGRVAHLVQAFEKLLSVPTTKDSDQKDENESKENKEGMKWALPGLQQPKVSETQASASSFCPSELLLTAEKLGLDSQVSSSWDSSNGSISSRTSGGGRRSRRNSIESSCTVGGRAWKKKQLKATSQKPFKLRTELRGQLKEEELMKKIQKLVEEEEKQRIPIAQGLPWTTDEPECLIKPPVKENTRPIDLKLHSDLRAVERAEFDHQVAEKMSLIEQYKMERERQQKLEEEEEVKRLRKELVPKAQPMPYFDRPFIPRRSPKPPTVPTEPRSLKQPTVPREPRFHIPQQKKIKCCMSWNDMGPYTCHQ; encoded by the exons ATGGATTCCCACGGCAGGAACACCGGAACAAAAACCCCTGCAAAAGACCCACAAGCCTCTCGATCAAAGATCTCGGAGATATCCAAGACTTCCGAGAATCTCAACCCTAACCTGTCCAGTCCAAGCCCTGGTTTGAAGAAAATGTCGAATTCACCGGCGGCCAAATCTGCCAAATCTCACAAATCGGCCCAGAGGGTGATTTCGCCACGGAATAAGATTCGCGAAAGAAAGTTCGTGGTGGCGAAGAAGAATTCGAAGAAAGAGAGAGCAGCGTCCGCAGTCACATGTAAATGCAAGGACAAGGTTGGGGATAATGCAAAGAAGTGCCTCTGTGTTGCTTATGAGAATCTGAGGGCTTCTCAGGAAGAGTTCTTCAAGATTAGGGATGCTAGTGAAGGAAGAGCTGGAGTTGaagaaggaggaggagaagagaaCCCGGTAATCCAAAACTACGAAATCGGTGATGGGTATGAGGGAAAGGTGGAGAATGGTGATGACCTGGGTGAGATGGAGCCGTTGAGCGAATCAGGTTCAGCATGTGTCAAGAGAAGGAGGGATAGGTTGTTGGAAGAAGCAAGGAACAGTGGACCTGTATCTGGGTCTGGGAGAGTTGCACATTTGGTTCAGGCCTTTGAGAAACTCCTTTCAGTACCGACTACAAAGGACTCAGATCAGAAGGATGAGAATGAATCAAAGGAGAATAAGGAGGGAATGAAATGGGCACTTCCTGGATTACAGCAACCCAAGGTTTCTGAAACGCAAGCTTCTGCGTCTTCGTTTTGCCCATCAGAGCTTTTGTTAACTGCAGAGAAACTTGGATTGGATTCTCAGGTTTCTTCATCTTGGGATAGCAGCAACGGGAG CATTTCAAGCAGAACTTCTGGTGGAGGCAGAAGGAGCCGAAGAAAT aGCATTGAATCATCTTGCACTGTTGGTGGAAGGGCGTGGAAGAAGAAGCAGCTCAAGGCTACCAGCCAAAAGCCATTCAAGCTGAGAACAGAG CTGAGGGGACAATTGAAGGAGGAAGAACTTATGAAGAAGATACAGAAAttggtggaggaggaggagaagcaaCGGATACCAATTGCTCAAGGACTCCCATGGACAACTGATGAACCAGAG tgctTGATAAAACCACCCGTGAAAGAAAACACCAGACCCATTGACTTGAAACTCCACAGTGATCTCCGGGCAGTGGAGCGTGCTGAGTTTGATCATCAG GTAGCAGAGAAGATGAGCTTGATCGAGCAATACAAGATGGAAAGGGAGAGACAACAGAAG ttggaagaagaggaagaagtaAAGAGATTGAGAAAGGAGCTCGTTCCCAAGGCACAGCCCATGCCCTATTTTGATCGACCCTTTATTCCTAGACG GTCACCGAAGCCACCCACAGTCCCAACAGAGCCAAG GTCACTGAAGCAACCCACAGTCCCACGAGAGCCAAGGTTTCACATTCCTCAACAGAAGAAGATCAAATGTTGCATGTCATGGAATGACATGGGCCCCTATACTTGCCATCAGTAG
- the LOC117929653 gene encoding uncharacterized protein LOC117929653 isoform X1 — MDSHGRNTGTKTPAKDPQASRSKISEISKTSENLNPNLSSPSPGLKKMSNSPAAKSAKSHKSAQRVISPRNKIRERKFVVAKKNSKKERAASAVTCKCKDKVGDNAKKCLCVAYENLRASQEEFFKIRDASEGRAGVEEGGGEENPVIQNYEIGDGYEGKVENGDDLGEMEPLSESGSACVKRRRDRLLEEARNSGPVSGSGRVAHLVQAFEKLLSVPTTKDSDQKDENESKENKEGMKWALPGLQQPKVSETQASASSFCPSELLLTAEKLGLDSQVSSSWDSSNGSFSISSRTSGGGRRSRRNSIESSCTVGGRAWKKKQLKATSQKPFKLRTELRGQLKEEELMKKIQKLVEEEEKQRIPIAQGLPWTTDEPECLIKPPVKENTRPIDLKLHSDLRAVERAEFDHQVAEKMSLIEQYKMERERQQKLEEEEEVKRLRKELVPKAQPMPYFDRPFIPRRSPKPPTVPTEPRSLKQPTVPREPRFHIPQQKKIKCCMSWNDMGPYTCHQ; from the exons ATGGATTCCCACGGCAGGAACACCGGAACAAAAACCCCTGCAAAAGACCCACAAGCCTCTCGATCAAAGATCTCGGAGATATCCAAGACTTCCGAGAATCTCAACCCTAACCTGTCCAGTCCAAGCCCTGGTTTGAAGAAAATGTCGAATTCACCGGCGGCCAAATCTGCCAAATCTCACAAATCGGCCCAGAGGGTGATTTCGCCACGGAATAAGATTCGCGAAAGAAAGTTCGTGGTGGCGAAGAAGAATTCGAAGAAAGAGAGAGCAGCGTCCGCAGTCACATGTAAATGCAAGGACAAGGTTGGGGATAATGCAAAGAAGTGCCTCTGTGTTGCTTATGAGAATCTGAGGGCTTCTCAGGAAGAGTTCTTCAAGATTAGGGATGCTAGTGAAGGAAGAGCTGGAGTTGaagaaggaggaggagaagagaaCCCGGTAATCCAAAACTACGAAATCGGTGATGGGTATGAGGGAAAGGTGGAGAATGGTGATGACCTGGGTGAGATGGAGCCGTTGAGCGAATCAGGTTCAGCATGTGTCAAGAGAAGGAGGGATAGGTTGTTGGAAGAAGCAAGGAACAGTGGACCTGTATCTGGGTCTGGGAGAGTTGCACATTTGGTTCAGGCCTTTGAGAAACTCCTTTCAGTACCGACTACAAAGGACTCAGATCAGAAGGATGAGAATGAATCAAAGGAGAATAAGGAGGGAATGAAATGGGCACTTCCTGGATTACAGCAACCCAAGGTTTCTGAAACGCAAGCTTCTGCGTCTTCGTTTTGCCCATCAGAGCTTTTGTTAACTGCAGAGAAACTTGGATTGGATTCTCAGGTTTCTTCATCTTGGGATAGCAGCAACGGGAG CTTTAGCATTTCAAGCAGAACTTCTGGTGGAGGCAGAAGGAGCCGAAGAAAT aGCATTGAATCATCTTGCACTGTTGGTGGAAGGGCGTGGAAGAAGAAGCAGCTCAAGGCTACCAGCCAAAAGCCATTCAAGCTGAGAACAGAG CTGAGGGGACAATTGAAGGAGGAAGAACTTATGAAGAAGATACAGAAAttggtggaggaggaggagaagcaaCGGATACCAATTGCTCAAGGACTCCCATGGACAACTGATGAACCAGAG tgctTGATAAAACCACCCGTGAAAGAAAACACCAGACCCATTGACTTGAAACTCCACAGTGATCTCCGGGCAGTGGAGCGTGCTGAGTTTGATCATCAG GTAGCAGAGAAGATGAGCTTGATCGAGCAATACAAGATGGAAAGGGAGAGACAACAGAAG ttggaagaagaggaagaagtaAAGAGATTGAGAAAGGAGCTCGTTCCCAAGGCACAGCCCATGCCCTATTTTGATCGACCCTTTATTCCTAGACG GTCACCGAAGCCACCCACAGTCCCAACAGAGCCAAG GTCACTGAAGCAACCCACAGTCCCACGAGAGCCAAGGTTTCACATTCCTCAACAGAAGAAGATCAAATGTTGCATGTCATGGAATGACATGGGCCCCTATACTTGCCATCAGTAG
- the LOC117929653 gene encoding uncharacterized protein LOC117929653 isoform X3: MDSHGRNTGTKTPAKDPQASRSKISEISKTSENLNPNLSSPSPGLKKMSNSPAAKSAKSHKSAQRVISPRNKIRERKFVVAKKNSKKERAASAVTCKCKDKVGDNAKKCLCVAYENLRASQEEFFKIRDASEGRAGVEEGGGEENPVIQNYEIGDGYEGKVENGDDLGEMEPLSESGSACVKRRRDRLLEEARNSGPVSGSGRVAHLVQAFEKLLSVPTTKDSDQKDENESKENKEGMKWALPGLQQPKVSETQASASSFCPSELLLTAEKLGLDSQVSSSWDSSNGSFSISSRTSGGGRRSRRNSIESSCTVGGRAWKKKQLKATSQKPFKLRTELRGQLKEEELMKKIQKLVEEEEKQRIPIAQGLPWTTDEPECLIKPPVKENTRPIDLKLHSDLRAVERAEFDHQVAEKMSLIEQYKMERERQQKLEEEEEVKRLRKELVPKAQPMPYFDRPFIPRRSLKQPTVPREPRFHIPQQKKIKCCMSWNDMGPYTCHQ, translated from the exons ATGGATTCCCACGGCAGGAACACCGGAACAAAAACCCCTGCAAAAGACCCACAAGCCTCTCGATCAAAGATCTCGGAGATATCCAAGACTTCCGAGAATCTCAACCCTAACCTGTCCAGTCCAAGCCCTGGTTTGAAGAAAATGTCGAATTCACCGGCGGCCAAATCTGCCAAATCTCACAAATCGGCCCAGAGGGTGATTTCGCCACGGAATAAGATTCGCGAAAGAAAGTTCGTGGTGGCGAAGAAGAATTCGAAGAAAGAGAGAGCAGCGTCCGCAGTCACATGTAAATGCAAGGACAAGGTTGGGGATAATGCAAAGAAGTGCCTCTGTGTTGCTTATGAGAATCTGAGGGCTTCTCAGGAAGAGTTCTTCAAGATTAGGGATGCTAGTGAAGGAAGAGCTGGAGTTGaagaaggaggaggagaagagaaCCCGGTAATCCAAAACTACGAAATCGGTGATGGGTATGAGGGAAAGGTGGAGAATGGTGATGACCTGGGTGAGATGGAGCCGTTGAGCGAATCAGGTTCAGCATGTGTCAAGAGAAGGAGGGATAGGTTGTTGGAAGAAGCAAGGAACAGTGGACCTGTATCTGGGTCTGGGAGAGTTGCACATTTGGTTCAGGCCTTTGAGAAACTCCTTTCAGTACCGACTACAAAGGACTCAGATCAGAAGGATGAGAATGAATCAAAGGAGAATAAGGAGGGAATGAAATGGGCACTTCCTGGATTACAGCAACCCAAGGTTTCTGAAACGCAAGCTTCTGCGTCTTCGTTTTGCCCATCAGAGCTTTTGTTAACTGCAGAGAAACTTGGATTGGATTCTCAGGTTTCTTCATCTTGGGATAGCAGCAACGGGAG CTTTAGCATTTCAAGCAGAACTTCTGGTGGAGGCAGAAGGAGCCGAAGAAAT aGCATTGAATCATCTTGCACTGTTGGTGGAAGGGCGTGGAAGAAGAAGCAGCTCAAGGCTACCAGCCAAAAGCCATTCAAGCTGAGAACAGAG CTGAGGGGACAATTGAAGGAGGAAGAACTTATGAAGAAGATACAGAAAttggtggaggaggaggagaagcaaCGGATACCAATTGCTCAAGGACTCCCATGGACAACTGATGAACCAGAG tgctTGATAAAACCACCCGTGAAAGAAAACACCAGACCCATTGACTTGAAACTCCACAGTGATCTCCGGGCAGTGGAGCGTGCTGAGTTTGATCATCAG GTAGCAGAGAAGATGAGCTTGATCGAGCAATACAAGATGGAAAGGGAGAGACAACAGAAG ttggaagaagaggaagaagtaAAGAGATTGAGAAAGGAGCTCGTTCCCAAGGCACAGCCCATGCCCTATTTTGATCGACCCTTTATTCCTAGACG GTCACTGAAGCAACCCACAGTCCCACGAGAGCCAAGGTTTCACATTCCTCAACAGAAGAAGATCAAATGTTGCATGTCATGGAATGACATGGGCCCCTATACTTGCCATCAGTAG
- the LOC117929653 gene encoding protein WVD2-like 4 isoform X4 has protein sequence MDSHGRNTGTKTPAKDPQASRSKISEISKTSENLNPNLSSPSPGLKKMSNSPAAKSAKSHKSAQRVISPRNKIRERKFVVAKKNSKKERAASAVTCKCKDKVGDNAKKCLCVAYENLRASQEEFFKIRDASEGRAGVEEGGGEENPVIQNYEIGDGYEGKVENGDDLGEMEPLSESGSACVKRRRDRLLEEARNSGPVSGSGRVAHLVQAFEKLLSVPTTKDSDQKDENESKENKEGMKWALPGLQQPKVSETQASASSFCPSELLLTAEKLGLDSQVSSSWDSSNGSISSRTSGGGRRSRRNSIESSCTVGGRAWKKKQLKATSQKPFKLRTELRGQLKEEELMKKIQKLVEEEEKQRIPIAQGLPWTTDEPECLIKPPVKENTRPIDLKLHSDLRAVERAEFDHQVAEKMSLIEQYKMERERQQKLEEEEEVKRLRKELVPKAQPMPYFDRPFIPRRSLKQPTVPREPRFHIPQQKKIKCCMSWNDMGPYTCHQ, from the exons ATGGATTCCCACGGCAGGAACACCGGAACAAAAACCCCTGCAAAAGACCCACAAGCCTCTCGATCAAAGATCTCGGAGATATCCAAGACTTCCGAGAATCTCAACCCTAACCTGTCCAGTCCAAGCCCTGGTTTGAAGAAAATGTCGAATTCACCGGCGGCCAAATCTGCCAAATCTCACAAATCGGCCCAGAGGGTGATTTCGCCACGGAATAAGATTCGCGAAAGAAAGTTCGTGGTGGCGAAGAAGAATTCGAAGAAAGAGAGAGCAGCGTCCGCAGTCACATGTAAATGCAAGGACAAGGTTGGGGATAATGCAAAGAAGTGCCTCTGTGTTGCTTATGAGAATCTGAGGGCTTCTCAGGAAGAGTTCTTCAAGATTAGGGATGCTAGTGAAGGAAGAGCTGGAGTTGaagaaggaggaggagaagagaaCCCGGTAATCCAAAACTACGAAATCGGTGATGGGTATGAGGGAAAGGTGGAGAATGGTGATGACCTGGGTGAGATGGAGCCGTTGAGCGAATCAGGTTCAGCATGTGTCAAGAGAAGGAGGGATAGGTTGTTGGAAGAAGCAAGGAACAGTGGACCTGTATCTGGGTCTGGGAGAGTTGCACATTTGGTTCAGGCCTTTGAGAAACTCCTTTCAGTACCGACTACAAAGGACTCAGATCAGAAGGATGAGAATGAATCAAAGGAGAATAAGGAGGGAATGAAATGGGCACTTCCTGGATTACAGCAACCCAAGGTTTCTGAAACGCAAGCTTCTGCGTCTTCGTTTTGCCCATCAGAGCTTTTGTTAACTGCAGAGAAACTTGGATTGGATTCTCAGGTTTCTTCATCTTGGGATAGCAGCAACGGGAG CATTTCAAGCAGAACTTCTGGTGGAGGCAGAAGGAGCCGAAGAAAT aGCATTGAATCATCTTGCACTGTTGGTGGAAGGGCGTGGAAGAAGAAGCAGCTCAAGGCTACCAGCCAAAAGCCATTCAAGCTGAGAACAGAG CTGAGGGGACAATTGAAGGAGGAAGAACTTATGAAGAAGATACAGAAAttggtggaggaggaggagaagcaaCGGATACCAATTGCTCAAGGACTCCCATGGACAACTGATGAACCAGAG tgctTGATAAAACCACCCGTGAAAGAAAACACCAGACCCATTGACTTGAAACTCCACAGTGATCTCCGGGCAGTGGAGCGTGCTGAGTTTGATCATCAG GTAGCAGAGAAGATGAGCTTGATCGAGCAATACAAGATGGAAAGGGAGAGACAACAGAAG ttggaagaagaggaagaagtaAAGAGATTGAGAAAGGAGCTCGTTCCCAAGGCACAGCCCATGCCCTATTTTGATCGACCCTTTATTCCTAGACG GTCACTGAAGCAACCCACAGTCCCACGAGAGCCAAGGTTTCACATTCCTCAACAGAAGAAGATCAAATGTTGCATGTCATGGAATGACATGGGCCCCTATACTTGCCATCAGTAG